The DNA sequence GAGAGGACGCCGATCACGAGGATGGCGAGGCCGAGGACGAAGACGGCGTTCACGCCTGCTCCCTCCTCACGACCATCAGTATGAATATCGTGGCGATCGGGGCGATGAGGGAGACCGCGATCGCGACGTCCAGGTAGCCGCGGTCCACGATGAACGGCACGATCCCGGCGACGAGGATGCCGAGCGAGATCACCTTCCCGTAGGAGTCACGGACGAGGGCCGTGGAGACCGCGCCGAGGAGCGCGACGAGCC is a window from the Methanoculleus oceani genome containing:
- a CDS encoding DUF2108 domain-containing protein, which translates into the protein MIVALEVAFGLVALLGAVSTALVRDSYGKVISLGILVAGIVPFIVDRGYLDVAIAVSLIAPIATIFILMVVRREQA